Proteins from one Staphylococcus saprophyticus subsp. saprophyticus ATCC 15305 = NCTC 7292 genomic window:
- the hemB gene encoding porphobilinogen synthase: MQFDRHRRLRSSKSMRNLVRETHVNKEDLIYPIFVVERDNVKEEIKSLPGVYQLSLNVLDEEIKEAYDLGIRGVMFFGVPNEKDAIGTGAYDHNGIVQEATRKAKAMYDDLLVVADTCLCEYTDHGHCGVINEQTKDVDNDKSLPLLVKTAISQVEAGADIIAPSNMMDGFVAEIRAGLDDAGYYNVPIMSYGIKYASSFFGPFRDAAESTPQFGDRKTYQMDPANRREALRELDSDLREGADMMIVKPALSFLDIIRDVRNTTNVPVVAYNVSGEYSMTKAASLNGWIDEKAVVMEQMTSMKRAGADMIITYFSKDICRYLDEQ; this comes from the coding sequence ATGCAATTTGATAGACATAGACGTTTACGTAGTAGTAAATCAATGAGAAATTTAGTTAGAGAAACACATGTGAACAAAGAAGATTTAATTTATCCAATCTTTGTAGTAGAACGTGATAATGTTAAAGAAGAAATTAAATCATTGCCTGGCGTTTACCAATTAAGCTTAAATGTATTAGACGAAGAAATTAAAGAAGCATATGATTTAGGCATTAGAGGTGTTATGTTTTTCGGTGTTCCAAATGAAAAAGATGCTATAGGAACAGGTGCATATGATCATAATGGGATTGTTCAAGAAGCTACAAGAAAAGCAAAGGCTATGTATGATGACTTATTAGTTGTTGCAGATACATGCTTATGTGAATATACAGACCACGGTCATTGTGGTGTCATTAATGAACAAACGAAAGATGTAGATAACGATAAATCACTACCATTATTAGTGAAAACAGCTATATCACAAGTTGAAGCTGGTGCGGATATCATTGCACCTAGTAATATGATGGACGGCTTTGTTGCTGAAATCAGAGCAGGTCTAGATGACGCTGGATATTATAATGTCCCAATTATGAGTTACGGAATTAAATATGCATCAAGTTTCTTTGGTCCTTTCCGTGATGCTGCAGAATCAACACCACAGTTTGGAGATCGTAAGACTTATCAAATGGATCCAGCTAATCGTAGAGAAGCATTGAGAGAACTAGATAGTGATTTACGTGAGGGCGCAGATATGATGATTGTTAAACCAGCCCTTAGCTTCTTAGATATTATTAGAGATGTTAGAAATACTACGAACGTTCCAGTTGTTGCATATAATGTAAGTGGTGAGTACAGTATGACTAAAGCCGCATCATTGAATGGTTGGATAGACGAAAAAGCAGTTGTTATGGAACAAATGACTTCCATGAAACGTGCTGGTGCGGATATGATTATTACGTATTTTTCAAAAGATATTTGTCGTTATTTAGACGAACAATAG
- a CDS encoding uroporphyrinogen-III synthase, giving the protein MRPVIVMTQTSEFYKSDVCILHKPFINVEPLSFNLNLLDVNYDWLIFSSKKAVEYFKPYLSKLNYKKIAVIGEKTADYCTSIGLKVSFCPKDYSQEGFLKAFKTHEQSNILLPSSAAARSTLEEGLKQQNYNVQKIDLYEPVPHTKHIKHVKMLIEQGKVDAITFASSSAVRYFFEDNQNVSFNNYFVIGQQTLDTLNHYQKQGIVADIQTLDALVNKILESWEENAI; this is encoded by the coding sequence ATGAGACCAGTTATAGTAATGACTCAAACGAGTGAATTTTATAAATCAGATGTATGTATACTACATAAACCTTTCATAAATGTAGAACCATTATCATTTAATCTGAATTTACTCGATGTTAATTATGACTGGCTTATTTTTTCGTCCAAAAAAGCTGTGGAATACTTCAAACCCTACTTATCTAAACTGAATTACAAAAAAATTGCTGTGATTGGTGAAAAAACTGCAGATTATTGTACTTCAATTGGATTGAAAGTATCATTTTGTCCTAAAGACTATTCGCAAGAAGGATTTCTGAAAGCATTTAAAACACATGAACAAAGCAATATTTTATTACCTTCTAGTGCAGCTGCTAGGTCCACGCTTGAAGAAGGATTGAAACAACAAAATTATAATGTTCAAAAGATTGATTTATATGAGCCTGTGCCACATACAAAGCATATTAAGCATGTTAAAATGTTGATTGAGCAAGGCAAAGTGGATGCAATTACATTCGCAAGTTCATCCGCAGTGCGTTATTTTTTTGAAGATAATCAAAACGTATCATTTAATAATTATTTTGTGATAGGGCAACAAACGCTAGATACATTGAATCATTATCAAAAACAAGGTATCGTTGCTGATATACAGACATTAGATGCTTTAGTTAATAAAATTTTAGAAAGTTGGGAAGAAAATGCAATTTGA